The following are encoded in a window of Arthrobacter sp. NicSoilB4 genomic DNA:
- a CDS encoding AMP-dependent synthetase/ligase translates to MREASTGLLVELDPGSNVTDLLLEQHAKDPVHALYSRKGPAGWADVTAQQFLDQVRALAKGLIAGGITPGETVAVMSATRYEWTVVDFAIWFAGGVTVPIYETSSASQIEWILHDSGARRILAQDETKASLVQGVLDSSGLLGDTILPVVRMDYDGDAPNLASLAAAGTGVGDAELERHRSAAGLADVASLVYTSGTTGRPKGCEITHGNFALVARNMVLFLPEILLQPRTRTLMFLPLAHVLARAVQVICLSAGTTVGHTATAKELLEDLAGFKPTFLLVVPRIFEKVYAGAAHKAALAGKERLFESAAAVAIAYSKALDAAARGDGAGPGLVTRAKHALFDRLLYPKLRQAFGGQLHYTVSGASPLSPHDAHFFRGAGIPVLEGYGLTETTAPCTANTPTRTKVGTVGIPVPGTTIRVAEDGEILVKGIGVFKGYHNNAAANAEAFVDGFFRTGDLGSLDGDGFLTITGRKKDLLVTAGGKNVAPGPLEEKIREHELVLQAVVVGDGRPFVSALINLDPEGLENWCAMHKVPAMSPAEAKGNDLVRVALQRAVDEANALVSQAESIRSFVVLDADFTEESGHLTPSLKLKRAAVVRDFAAQINRLYG, encoded by the coding sequence GTGAGAGAAGCAAGTACCGGACTGCTCGTCGAGCTGGACCCGGGCAGCAACGTAACGGACCTGCTCCTGGAGCAGCACGCCAAGGATCCGGTGCACGCCCTCTACTCCCGCAAAGGACCGGCCGGCTGGGCCGATGTCACCGCACAGCAGTTCCTGGACCAGGTCCGGGCACTCGCCAAGGGCCTGATTGCCGGCGGCATCACCCCGGGGGAAACCGTGGCGGTCATGTCGGCCACCCGGTACGAATGGACCGTGGTTGACTTTGCCATCTGGTTCGCCGGCGGCGTCACCGTTCCCATCTATGAAACGTCCTCGGCCAGCCAGATCGAATGGATCCTGCACGACTCTGGAGCGCGGCGCATCCTCGCGCAGGACGAGACGAAGGCCAGCCTCGTCCAAGGGGTCCTGGACAGCTCCGGCCTGCTTGGCGACACCATTCTCCCCGTCGTGCGGATGGACTACGACGGCGACGCCCCCAACCTTGCCAGTCTGGCCGCGGCCGGCACCGGAGTCGGCGACGCCGAGCTGGAACGACACCGGTCCGCGGCCGGGCTTGCCGACGTTGCCTCGCTCGTCTACACGTCCGGCACCACCGGCCGGCCCAAGGGCTGCGAAATCACTCACGGGAACTTCGCCCTGGTCGCGAGGAACATGGTGCTGTTCCTGCCGGAGATCCTGCTGCAGCCCCGCACCCGGACCCTGATGTTCCTCCCCCTCGCCCACGTCCTCGCCCGCGCCGTCCAGGTGATCTGCCTGAGCGCCGGGACAACCGTGGGCCACACCGCCACCGCAAAGGAACTACTGGAGGACCTGGCCGGCTTCAAGCCGACCTTCCTGCTCGTCGTGCCCCGCATCTTCGAGAAGGTCTATGCCGGTGCCGCCCACAAGGCGGCCCTCGCCGGAAAGGAACGCCTGTTCGAATCGGCCGCCGCCGTCGCGATCGCCTACTCGAAGGCCCTCGACGCTGCCGCGCGCGGCGACGGCGCCGGCCCCGGGCTGGTGACCCGCGCCAAGCACGCCCTCTTCGACCGGCTGCTGTACCCGAAGCTGCGCCAGGCTTTCGGCGGCCAGCTTCACTACACCGTCTCCGGGGCCAGCCCGCTCAGCCCCCACGATGCGCACTTCTTCCGCGGCGCCGGCATCCCCGTCCTCGAAGGCTACGGCCTGACCGAAACCACGGCACCGTGCACAGCCAACACGCCGACGCGGACCAAGGTGGGCACTGTCGGCATCCCGGTGCCCGGAACCACTATCCGGGTCGCTGAGGACGGCGAGATCCTGGTCAAAGGCATCGGCGTCTTCAAGGGGTACCACAACAACGCCGCAGCCAATGCGGAGGCGTTCGTGGACGGGTTCTTCCGCACCGGCGACCTCGGGTCCCTTGACGGTGACGGCTTCCTGACCATCACCGGCCGGAAGAAGGACTTGCTGGTCACCGCCGGCGGCAAGAACGTCGCCCCGGGACCGCTTGAGGAAAAGATCCGCGAACACGAACTGGTCCTGCAGGCCGTGGTGGTCGGGGACGGCAGGCCCTTCGTGTCCGCCCTGATCAACCTGGACCCGGAAGGCCTGGAAAACTGGTGCGCGATGCACAAGGTGCCCGCGATGAGCCCCGCCGAAGCCAAAGGCAACGATCTGGTCCGCGTTGCCCTGCAGCGCGCCGTGGACGAGGCCAACGCCCTCGTCTCCCAGGCCGAGTCCATCCGCAGCTTCGTAGTGCTGGACGCCGACTTCACCGAGGAATCAGGGCACCTGACCCCCTCGCTGAAACTCAAGCGCGCCGCCGTCGTGCGTGACTTCGCAGCCCAGATCAACCGGCTTTACGGCTGA
- a CDS encoding phospholipid carrier-dependent glycosyltransferase, with the protein MGIVTQTPTRPAEAGSTGSAPPASSHGRNLEGHRWVSRPAEAFTPEALKERLIGNIRSWRDYPPSLRLWFWLIPVITAALGGVLRFVRLDSPRNLVFDETYYVKDGYSFLVSGYERAWPDKANDAFIAGNPSVLLPGPEYVVHPPVGKWMIAAGMRLFGPDNPFGWRFGAALTGTLSIFLLALIAQKLFRSLTLGAVAGVLLAVDGHHLVMSRTSLLDIFLMFWVLAAFGALLMDRDDGRRRLAARLGRQAAASPDGRPGLLQLASGPWLGIRWWRLAAGVCLGLAVGTKWSALFFLAGFGLLTVFWDLSARRIAGIHGWISGGILKDGIPAFVSIVPVAALVYAASWTGWFRSSDAYFRKWAETVPSAEWGWLPNAVRSLAHYHLEAYKFHQGLSSDHPYEASAWSWLVLGRPTSFFYESPKQGSPGCDTASCTTAILSVGNPVIWWAAAVCLGVLLFWWAGRRDWRAGAVLAAVAAGYVPWFLYPERTMFFFYAVSFEPFLILALVYCLGLVLGQRTDPPWRRRSGLFLVTLFVVTAVVVSAFFYPVWTAETITYQDWRFRMWMPSWI; encoded by the coding sequence ATGGGCATCGTGACGCAGACCCCCACCCGGCCTGCCGAGGCCGGTTCCACCGGATCGGCGCCCCCAGCCAGCAGCCACGGACGCAACCTGGAGGGGCACCGCTGGGTGAGCCGCCCGGCGGAAGCATTCACCCCCGAGGCCCTGAAAGAGCGCCTGATCGGCAACATCAGGAGCTGGCGGGACTATCCGCCGTCGCTCCGGCTGTGGTTCTGGCTCATACCGGTCATCACCGCTGCCCTCGGCGGAGTCCTGCGCTTCGTCCGGCTCGATTCGCCCCGCAACCTGGTCTTCGACGAGACCTACTACGTCAAGGACGGCTACTCGTTCCTCGTCAGCGGCTACGAGCGGGCGTGGCCGGACAAGGCCAATGACGCCTTCATCGCCGGCAACCCCAGCGTGCTGCTGCCTGGCCCCGAGTATGTCGTCCACCCGCCGGTCGGGAAGTGGATGATCGCCGCCGGCATGCGGCTCTTCGGCCCGGACAATCCCTTCGGCTGGCGGTTCGGGGCGGCCCTGACAGGCACACTGTCCATTTTCCTGCTCGCCTTGATTGCCCAGAAGCTCTTCCGCTCGCTGACTCTGGGGGCGGTGGCCGGGGTGCTGCTGGCCGTGGACGGCCACCATCTGGTGATGTCCAGGACCTCCCTGCTGGACATCTTCCTGATGTTCTGGGTCCTTGCCGCGTTTGGCGCCCTCCTGATGGACCGGGACGACGGCCGCCGCCGGCTTGCCGCGCGGCTCGGCCGGCAGGCCGCAGCCTCCCCGGACGGACGGCCCGGCCTGCTCCAGCTGGCGTCCGGCCCTTGGCTGGGCATCCGCTGGTGGCGGCTCGCGGCCGGGGTGTGCCTAGGGCTGGCTGTCGGCACGAAATGGTCCGCATTGTTCTTCCTGGCCGGTTTCGGGCTGCTGACGGTCTTCTGGGACCTGAGCGCGCGCCGGATCGCCGGAATCCATGGCTGGATCAGCGGCGGGATCCTCAAGGACGGGATTCCCGCGTTCGTCAGCATCGTCCCGGTGGCCGCCCTGGTGTACGCCGCCAGCTGGACCGGCTGGTTCCGGTCCTCGGACGCGTATTTCCGGAAATGGGCCGAGACGGTTCCCTCGGCGGAATGGGGCTGGCTGCCGAACGCCGTCAGGTCCCTCGCGCATTACCATCTGGAAGCCTACAAGTTCCACCAAGGGCTCAGCTCGGACCACCCGTACGAGGCGAGCGCGTGGAGCTGGCTCGTGCTTGGCCGGCCCACTTCGTTCTTCTACGAATCCCCCAAACAAGGCAGTCCGGGGTGCGATACGGCCAGCTGCACGACGGCGATACTGTCCGTCGGCAACCCGGTGATCTGGTGGGCCGCCGCCGTCTGCCTCGGCGTGCTGCTCTTCTGGTGGGCCGGGCGGCGCGACTGGCGTGCGGGCGCTGTCCTGGCGGCCGTGGCTGCCGGCTACGTGCCCTGGTTCCTGTACCCGGAACGCACCATGTTCTTCTTTTACGCGGTGTCCTTCGAACCCTTCCTGATACTGGCCCTCGTCTACTGCCTGGGCCTCGTCCTGGGGCAGCGTACTGACCCGCCGTGGCGGCGGCGTTCCGGGCTCTTCCTCGTGACGCTCTTTGTGGTCACGGCCGTGGTCGTCTCTGCGTTCTTCTATCCGGTGTGGACCGCCGAGACCATTACCTACCAGGATTGGCGGTTCCGGATGTGGATGCCGTCCTGGATCTAG
- the rsmI gene encoding 16S rRNA (cytidine(1402)-2'-O)-methyltransferase codes for MVLAATPIGNVGDATYRLIELLTTADIVAAEDTRRLHRLVQNLGVTVAGRIISYHEHNEAAKTGELLDQVRAGKTLVMVTDAGMPSVSDPGFRLVEGAVAAGLTVTAAPGPSAVLTALALSGLPTDRFCFEGFLPRKAGERSSRLADLDAERRTMVFFEAPHRLEPMLRALRERFGADRRAAVCRELTKTYEEVIRGTLRELLEWAESNEVRGEIAVVVGGAPEREAGKPEDHVADVNALIAQGIRLKEAVAAVAEDARVSKRELYSAVLAAR; via the coding sequence ATTGTGCTGGCGGCGACCCCGATCGGCAACGTCGGCGACGCCACCTACCGGCTGATCGAGCTGCTGACGACGGCGGACATCGTCGCCGCCGAGGACACCCGGCGGCTGCACCGCCTGGTGCAGAACCTGGGCGTCACCGTGGCGGGCCGGATCATCAGCTACCACGAGCACAACGAGGCGGCCAAGACCGGCGAACTGCTGGACCAGGTGCGCGCCGGCAAGACCCTTGTTATGGTCACCGACGCCGGCATGCCGTCCGTGTCCGACCCCGGCTTCCGCCTGGTCGAGGGCGCGGTGGCCGCCGGGCTGACGGTCACCGCGGCCCCCGGACCGTCGGCGGTACTGACGGCCCTCGCGCTCTCCGGCCTGCCGACCGACCGCTTCTGCTTCGAGGGGTTCCTGCCCCGGAAAGCCGGCGAACGGTCTTCACGCCTCGCGGATCTCGACGCCGAACGCCGCACCATGGTCTTCTTCGAGGCGCCGCACCGGCTGGAACCGATGCTGCGTGCGCTGCGTGAACGGTTCGGCGCGGACCGGCGTGCCGCCGTCTGCCGGGAACTGACGAAGACCTACGAAGAGGTCATCCGCGGCACCCTCCGCGAACTGCTCGAATGGGCCGAATCCAACGAGGTGCGCGGCGAGATCGCCGTTGTCGTGGGCGGCGCCCCGGAACGGGAGGCGGGCAAGCCGGAAGACCACGTGGCGGACGTCAATGCGCTAATTGCACAGGGAATCCGGCTCAAGGAGGCCGTTGCGGCCGTGGCGGAGGATGCCCGGGTCAGCAAACGGGAACTCTACTCCGCTGTGCTCGCAGCCCGGTAG
- a CDS encoding DUF3499 domain-containing protein: MGAIRLCSRSACRNSAVATLTYVYADSTAVLGPLATYAEPHCYDLCEQHAGSLTVPRGWEVLRLAMPATPAGPGPDDLLALANAVREAAASRPAAPESGPGQRGVHAALEAPAPAEGTRRGHLRVLREPS; this comes from the coding sequence GTGGGTGCAATTCGTCTCTGTTCAAGGTCAGCCTGCCGCAATTCGGCGGTGGCCACTTTGACGTACGTCTACGCCGATTCCACCGCAGTTCTGGGGCCCCTGGCAACCTACGCCGAACCGCACTGTTACGACCTGTGTGAACAGCACGCCGGATCGCTGACCGTCCCGCGAGGCTGGGAAGTCCTGAGGCTGGCGATGCCCGCCACCCCTGCAGGTCCCGGCCCCGATGACCTCCTGGCCCTCGCCAACGCTGTCCGCGAGGCGGCGGCCTCCCGGCCGGCCGCGCCGGAATCCGGCCCCGGCCAGCGCGGTGTCCACGCTGCCCTCGAAGCCCCGGCCCCGGCCGAGGGCACCCGCCGGGGGCACCTGCGCGTCCTGCGCGAGCCTTCCTGA
- a CDS encoding Ig-like domain-containing protein, translated as MTEDSGRRRRQPGHRPRNTGKMLAVLAICAAVGAGGIGVATSPGWAHADMPSEASTPMRNVSGLAAPVVKLVELGVTPTDGAKGVNPAAPPSVKAVNGIVKDVVLVPVAGGDPVPGTTSPDGSTWTAEDPLEFDTKYKYSFTIVDQAGRETKKAQTFATVAKANEADAAVYPLNGTTVGSGQPIEIVFSEPVLNKEAMEKAVTVTASSGQPVAWRWYSDRRVRIRPEAFWAANSEITVDLKLFGVDFGNKMVGNSDTKVSFKVGPQRLAVVDDITKTMKVYFDGQLVKTAPVTLGDDEWLSPTGFAVIMEQERNSKFNAGSIGLKPGDKGYYPPLTVEYANRLTSSGVYVHQALESAWGAVGKFNVSHGCVGLLPADAAWFFNNMKTGDVVQTLNTGAPAVEPLEGFGDWNIPWAQYAKR; from the coding sequence ATGACAGAAGACAGCGGGCGTCGACGCCGGCAGCCGGGACACCGTCCCCGCAACACCGGGAAAATGCTGGCCGTCCTTGCCATTTGCGCAGCCGTCGGGGCGGGCGGTATCGGCGTCGCCACCTCTCCCGGCTGGGCCCATGCCGACATGCCCTCGGAAGCCTCGACGCCGATGCGGAACGTGTCCGGCCTCGCCGCTCCCGTCGTGAAGCTCGTGGAGCTCGGGGTAACCCCCACCGACGGCGCCAAGGGCGTCAACCCGGCCGCCCCGCCCTCGGTCAAGGCAGTCAACGGCATTGTGAAGGACGTGGTGCTGGTACCTGTCGCCGGAGGCGACCCCGTTCCCGGTACCACGAGCCCGGACGGCTCCACCTGGACCGCCGAGGATCCGCTGGAATTCGACACGAAATACAAGTACAGCTTCACCATCGTGGACCAGGCCGGACGCGAAACGAAGAAGGCACAGACCTTCGCCACCGTGGCCAAGGCCAACGAGGCCGACGCCGCGGTGTACCCGCTGAACGGCACCACCGTAGGCTCCGGGCAGCCCATCGAAATCGTCTTCAGCGAGCCCGTGCTGAACAAGGAGGCCATGGAAAAGGCCGTCACCGTCACGGCATCCTCCGGCCAGCCGGTGGCCTGGCGCTGGTATTCGGACCGCCGTGTCCGGATCCGGCCCGAAGCATTCTGGGCCGCCAACAGTGAAATCACCGTGGACCTGAAGCTCTTCGGCGTCGACTTCGGCAACAAGATGGTCGGCAACTCAGACACCAAGGTCTCCTTCAAGGTAGGGCCGCAACGGCTCGCCGTCGTTGACGACATCACCAAGACCATGAAGGTGTACTTCGACGGCCAACTGGTCAAGACCGCGCCGGTCACCCTGGGCGACGACGAGTGGCTCTCACCAACGGGTTTCGCCGTCATCATGGAACAGGAACGCAACTCCAAGTTCAACGCCGGCAGCATCGGGTTGAAGCCAGGCGACAAGGGCTACTACCCGCCCCTGACGGTGGAATACGCCAACCGACTTACCAGCTCCGGCGTCTACGTCCACCAGGCCCTGGAATCGGCGTGGGGTGCAGTGGGCAAGTTCAACGTCTCGCACGGCTGCGTCGGGCTGCTCCCGGCCGATGCCGCCTGGTTCTTCAACAACATGAAGACCGGTGACGTCGTCCAGACCCTCAACACCGGAGCCCCGGCCGTGGAGCCGCTCGAAGGCTTCGGCGACTGGAACATCCCCTGGGCGCAGTACGCCAAGCGCTGA
- a CDS encoding DUF5719 family protein: MPRDDTPATNTPETPDDAGTPDTAGNSAEPPAERSGRPERRAAAPLLSRWKALPHAGRLGGVLSAVVLVAAGGGLVSATALSTQGPGSSRPVAAPLAAVPAGSSIGVCPGPAQLLEGAPVGTDPQFSPESATAKSDVNAVVLGSSAGLLPGSRLASLAGSTLVELAKAAPASGSPSPAATRPANGTPVPLAGVVSQRGVDGVSVLSADSQADRQASAGAVMRYAAEDGDLRGSAAAACQQPANDLWLIGANTALGRTAVLNLTNTSGSPATVSLDLFGAKAQIQAPGSRGLLVAPGTTRSVVLAGLAPGQERLSVRVRSAGGPVAAVIQQSVLRGLTPGGVEFITPAGAPAIRQVISGVDIQDPSGLADLTGKPGFGDAGPALQITVPGSADAVVAIKLFGRDGQKALPGGGVVTAKAGAVTEVPLSGVPAGSYTVAVSSDVSFTAAARVTRGLDAEDASDFAWSPASTRLGSQHVVPVPGTGDRYLVFGAPEGRATISYTPVTADGKVRAAAAADIAGGTTASIKVPADDGGSPIVGYIVSAAGDAAFGAVLLQQEGRQDISTVAIAPGATGQEQVPVTLGY; the protein is encoded by the coding sequence ATGCCCAGGGATGACACCCCCGCGACAAACACCCCAGAAACCCCCGACGACGCCGGGACGCCCGACACTGCCGGCAACTCCGCCGAGCCACCGGCGGAGCGGTCCGGCCGGCCCGAGCGACGCGCAGCCGCGCCGCTGCTGTCGCGCTGGAAGGCGTTGCCGCACGCCGGGCGGCTGGGCGGGGTCCTTTCGGCCGTCGTCCTCGTCGCCGCCGGAGGGGGACTCGTTTCCGCCACGGCGCTCTCGACCCAAGGTCCCGGCAGCAGCCGCCCGGTCGCGGCCCCCCTGGCGGCGGTCCCCGCGGGCAGCAGCATCGGCGTCTGCCCCGGACCGGCGCAGCTGCTCGAGGGAGCCCCCGTGGGCACCGATCCGCAGTTCAGCCCGGAGTCCGCGACCGCCAAGAGCGACGTAAATGCCGTCGTGCTGGGCTCCAGTGCCGGGCTCCTCCCCGGCAGCCGCCTCGCCTCGCTCGCGGGCAGCACCCTGGTGGAACTCGCCAAAGCCGCACCCGCGTCCGGAAGCCCTTCGCCAGCCGCTACCAGGCCTGCGAACGGCACCCCCGTCCCGCTGGCCGGCGTGGTCTCCCAGCGGGGCGTCGACGGCGTCAGTGTCCTGAGCGCTGATTCACAGGCCGACCGGCAGGCTTCCGCCGGAGCGGTCATGCGCTACGCCGCCGAGGACGGGGACCTCCGCGGTTCGGCGGCCGCGGCGTGCCAGCAGCCCGCCAACGATCTCTGGCTCATCGGCGCGAACACCGCGCTCGGCCGGACGGCCGTGCTGAACCTCACCAACACGTCCGGCAGCCCGGCCACGGTCAGCCTGGACCTCTTCGGAGCCAAGGCCCAGATCCAGGCCCCGGGCAGCCGCGGACTCCTCGTGGCCCCGGGCACCACCCGCTCCGTCGTCCTCGCCGGGCTCGCGCCGGGACAGGAGCGGCTCAGCGTCCGCGTCCGCAGCGCGGGCGGGCCGGTGGCCGCGGTCATCCAGCAGAGCGTGCTGCGCGGGCTCACACCCGGCGGAGTCGAGTTCATCACCCCCGCCGGTGCACCTGCCATCCGCCAGGTGATCTCCGGCGTCGACATCCAGGATCCGTCCGGGCTGGCGGACCTCACGGGGAAACCCGGCTTCGGCGATGCCGGACCTGCCCTGCAGATCACCGTTCCGGGGTCCGCCGACGCTGTCGTGGCGATCAAGCTGTTCGGGCGGGACGGCCAAAAGGCCTTGCCCGGCGGCGGAGTGGTCACGGCCAAAGCCGGAGCCGTCACCGAGGTCCCGCTGTCCGGAGTGCCGGCGGGGTCCTACACCGTGGCCGTCAGTTCCGACGTCTCCTTCACCGCGGCTGCCCGCGTCACCCGGGGACTGGACGCCGAAGATGCCTCCGACTTCGCCTGGTCACCGGCCTCGACGAGGCTGGGAAGCCAACACGTCGTGCCCGTGCCAGGCACGGGCGACCGCTACCTCGTCTTCGGCGCCCCCGAGGGCAGGGCGACAATCTCCTACACGCCGGTGACGGCGGACGGAAAGGTCCGCGCGGCCGCGGCCGCCGACATTGCCGGCGGCACCACAGCATCCATCAAAGTCCCCGCCGACGACGGAGGTTCACCGATCGTCGGGTACATCGTGTCGGCCGCGGGAGATGCCGCCTTCGGGGCCGTCCTGCTGCAACAGGAAGGCAGGCAGGACATCTCCACCGTCGCGATTGCGCCCGGGGCAACGGGCCAGGAGCAGGTCCCGGTCACGCTCGGCTACTGA
- a CDS encoding metallopeptidase family protein has product MQSSHHDPGFTVRLAETDAGRHDAGSATSGTGRTATPRGFRQRRRNRHGRGLRGEIMLPTLPGYRTRSDRFDDFVLDSAERLHDIWGKPLDGVRFAVDEIPPGLEQLVADRAPAPMGAYSPATQDEGPVITLYRRVVEQACGTREELQDLVHDVVVEYTAEMLGVPPESLDPVYRRRY; this is encoded by the coding sequence ATGCAGTCATCGCACCACGATCCGGGATTTACGGTCCGTTTGGCTGAAACCGACGCCGGACGCCACGACGCCGGTTCCGCAACATCCGGCACCGGGCGCACGGCAACGCCCAGGGGCTTCCGGCAGCGGCGGAGGAACCGGCACGGCCGCGGGCTCCGCGGCGAGATCATGCTGCCCACGCTGCCGGGCTACCGCACCCGTTCGGACCGTTTCGACGACTTCGTCCTGGACTCGGCCGAGCGGCTGCACGACATTTGGGGCAAGCCGCTGGACGGCGTTCGCTTCGCCGTCGACGAGATTCCGCCCGGGCTCGAGCAGCTCGTGGCGGACCGCGCCCCCGCTCCGATGGGTGCCTACTCCCCCGCGACGCAGGACGAGGGGCCCGTGATCACCCTTTACCGCCGGGTGGTGGAGCAGGCCTGTGGCACCCGCGAGGAGCTCCAGGACCTGGTCCATGACGTCGTGGTGGAGTACACGGCGGAGATGCTTGGTGTGCCGCCCGAATCACTGGATCCGGTCTACCGCAGGCGCTATTAG
- the ahcY gene encoding adenosylhomocysteinase, producing the protein MTLDYKIADISLAEAGRHQIRLAEHEMPGLMSLREEFGASQPLKGARIAGSLHMTVQTAVLIETLTALGAEVRWASCNIFSTQDEAAAAVVVGNGTVEDPQGVPVFAWKGETLEEYWWTAEQILTWPGADSNPDLGPNMILDDGGDATMLVHKGVEFEALGAVPAAAEDESEEGRVFLEVLRASLQADAQKWTRIGSRLLGVTEETTTGVHRLYQLAEQGKLLFPAINVNDSVTKSKFDNKYGIRHSLPDGINRATDVLMGGKVAVVCGYGDVGKGAAEAFRGQGSRVIVTEIDPICALQAAMDGYQVAKLESVLSEGHIFITTTGNKDVIMAEHMAGMRDKAIVGNIGHFDNEIDMAGLARTPGIKKVEIKPQVHEWVFEADAAKGEDSRSIIVLSEGRLLNLGNATGHPSFVMSNSFANQTIAQIELFTKRDQPEGEREYDKQVYVLPKILDEKVARLHLDALGVELTELSKEQAEYLDLEVSGPYKPDHYRY; encoded by the coding sequence ATGACTCTCGATTACAAGATTGCCGACATCTCCCTGGCCGAGGCAGGCCGCCACCAGATTCGCCTCGCCGAGCACGAGATGCCCGGCCTGATGTCCCTGCGCGAGGAGTTCGGCGCCAGCCAGCCGCTCAAGGGCGCCCGCATCGCGGGCTCGCTTCACATGACCGTGCAGACCGCCGTGCTGATTGAGACCCTCACCGCCCTTGGGGCCGAGGTCCGCTGGGCCTCCTGCAACATCTTCTCCACCCAGGACGAAGCTGCAGCCGCCGTCGTGGTCGGCAACGGAACAGTCGAGGACCCCCAGGGCGTTCCGGTGTTCGCCTGGAAGGGCGAGACGCTGGAGGAATACTGGTGGACGGCCGAGCAGATCCTGACCTGGCCGGGCGCGGACAGCAACCCGGACCTGGGCCCCAACATGATCCTCGACGACGGCGGAGACGCCACCATGCTGGTCCACAAGGGCGTCGAATTCGAGGCGCTCGGCGCTGTTCCGGCCGCCGCGGAGGACGAGTCCGAGGAAGGCCGCGTCTTCCTTGAAGTGCTCCGCGCCTCTCTGCAGGCCGACGCGCAGAAGTGGACCCGGATCGGCTCGCGACTGCTCGGCGTGACCGAGGAGACCACCACCGGCGTGCACCGCCTCTACCAGCTCGCTGAGCAGGGCAAGCTGCTCTTCCCGGCCATCAACGTCAACGACTCCGTCACCAAGAGCAAGTTCGACAACAAGTACGGCATCCGGCACTCCCTGCCGGACGGCATCAACCGCGCCACCGACGTCCTGATGGGCGGCAAGGTCGCCGTCGTCTGCGGTTACGGCGACGTCGGCAAGGGTGCGGCGGAGGCTTTCCGCGGCCAGGGCTCACGCGTCATCGTCACCGAAATCGACCCCATCTGTGCGCTCCAGGCAGCCATGGACGGCTACCAGGTCGCGAAGCTGGAATCCGTCCTCAGCGAGGGCCACATCTTCATCACCACGACGGGCAACAAGGACGTCATCATGGCCGAGCACATGGCCGGGATGCGTGACAAGGCGATCGTCGGCAACATCGGCCACTTCGACAACGAGATCGACATGGCCGGACTGGCCCGGACCCCGGGCATCAAAAAGGTCGAGATCAAGCCCCAGGTCCACGAGTGGGTCTTCGAGGCGGACGCGGCCAAGGGCGAGGACAGCCGTTCCATCATCGTGCTGTCCGAAGGGCGCCTGCTGAACCTTGGCAATGCGACCGGACACCCGTCCTTCGTGATGAGCAACTCCTTCGCCAACCAGACGATCGCGCAGATCGAGCTCTTCACCAAGCGCGACCAGCCGGAGGGGGAGCGGGAGTACGACAAGCAGGTCTACGTGCTGCCGAAGATCCTTGACGAGAAGGTCGCCCGGCTGCACCTGGACGCCCTCGGCGTCGAACTGACCGAGCTGTCGAAGGAGCAGGCCGAGTACCTGGACCTCGAGGTGTCCGGCCCGTACAAGCCGGACCACTACCGCTACTAG